A window from Solanum stenotomum isolate F172 chromosome 7, ASM1918654v1, whole genome shotgun sequence encodes these proteins:
- the LOC125871553 gene encoding myb family transcription factor PHL7-like: MPGKFREQPSSSMASNRSDCSSKERLKWTQELHDLFEKAVSQLGGPERATPKGILKVMGIPGLTIFHVKSHLQKYRMSKFVREDPEIGKFERRSISEILPNFSVTAGAQLNEALQMHMDAHKRLSDHLEVQRNLKIKLEAQGRFLERIMEEQKVCASGSRPSCKSYSYLPLSLPSLCEESESNVKELEVEYDSEFDISGCQLPRKRIRFEEDDGLLNHLYNSTNNVTYSPQELEWTTLANHQSSPYDLHALYDYLI, translated from the exons ATGCCTGGAAAATTCAGAGAGCAGCCAAGTTCCAGTATGGCTTCGAATCGTTCTGATTGTTCATCAAAGGAGAGACTGAAATGGACTCAAGAGCTTCATGATCTGTTTGAGAAGGCAGTTAGTCAGCTCGGAGGTCCGGAAA GAGCAACACCAAAAGGAATTTTGAAGGTTATGGGGATTCCTGGTCTAACAATCTTCCATGTGAAAAGCCACCTACAg AAATACCGTATGTCAAAATTTGTACGTGAAGACCCTGaaa TTGGCAAGTTTGAAAGGAGAAGCATATCAGAAATTTTGCCAAACTTCAGTGTTACAGC GGGCGCTCAACTTAATGAAGCATTACAAATGCATATGGATGCACACAAACGATTAAGTGATCATCTCGAG gTTCAAAGAAACTTGAAGATAAAACTTGAAGCACAAGGAAGATTTCTAGAGCGAATAATGGAAGAACAAAAAGTTTGTGCTTCAGGTTCTAGACCTAGCTGCAAGTCTTATTCGTATTTACCCTTGTCGTTACCATCCCTATGCGAGGAATCTGAATCAAATGTTAAGGAACTCGAGGTTGAATATGATTCCGAGTTTGATATATCTGGCTGTCAATTACCACGAAAAAGGATTCGATTCGAGGAAGACGATGGATTATTAAATCATCTATACAATAGTACTAATAATGTTACATATTCACCACAAGAATTAGAATGGACTACTCTTGCAAATCACCAGTCATCACCATATGATTTGCATGCTTTATATGATTATCTTATTTAA
- the LOC125871356 gene encoding protein NRT1/ PTR FAMILY 8.1-like translates to MERADDVYTKDGTTDINKAPANKKKTGTWKACFFILGEEISERLAYFGTSANLVNYLHQMLGLNNAAASKVVTNFQGTCYVTPLLGAFLADAYFGRYWTIAIFSIIYIMGMTLLTMSASIVGIKPSCHNGICHPTELEKTTFYIAIYLIALGTGGIKPCVSSFGADQFDDNDEVEKRRKSSFFNWFYLSINIGSLIASSVLVWIQTSVGWGWGFGIPAVAMAIALMFFFAGTRFYRLQTPGGSPLIRMLQVLVASMRKWDVKPPADKSLLYETANEESSIQGSRKLAHTDKFSFLDKSAVETTRDKVNGSVNPWRLCTVTQVEEIKSIICLLPVWACCIMFMTAYSQMNTTFVLQGNTMDRHMGGHFKIPSASLTVFETISVILWVLIYDQLIIPFARKYTGHARGFTQLQRIGIGLVISILSMVSAGVVEVVRLDYIKQKGYYDVKTIPMSIFWQVPQYFFIGCAGVFTLIGQVEFFYDQAPDAMRSLCSALLLMAAALGSYLSSFLVTIVTRNKKFGWITENLNKGHLDYFFWLLVILSIINFMVFLLVSRLYVYKKVIH, encoded by the exons ATGGAAAGAGCAGATGATGTCTACACAAAAGATGGGACAACTGATATCAATAAAGCACCAgctaacaagaaaaaaactGGGACATGGAAGGCTTGTTTCTTCATCCTTG GGGAGGAAATCTCTGAGAGACTAGCGTACTTTGGTACGAGTGCTAATTTGGTTAATTATCTTCATCAAATGCTTGGCCTAAACAACGCGGCTGCATCAAAAGTTGTAACAAACTTTCAAGGAACTTGCTATGTCACGCCTTTGCTCGGAGCATTCTTAGCTGATGCTTACTTTGGGAGATACTGGACAATAGCAATTTTCTCAATCATTTATATAATG GGAATGACTCTATTGACAATGTCAGCTTCAATAGTTGGAATAAAGCCATCATGTCATAATGGAATTTGCCACCCAACAGAGCTAGAGAAAACAACATTCTACATTGCAATTTACTTGATTGCTTTAGGGACTGGTGGCATCAAACCATGTGTGTCCTCTTTTGGGGCTGATCAGTTTGATGACAACGATGAGGtcgaaaagagaaggaaaagcTCCTTCTTTAACTGGTTTTATCTGTCAATCAATATTGGTTCTCTTATTGCTTCATCAGTCCTTGTTTGGATACAAACGAGTGTCGGCTGGGGCTGGGGTTTCGGAATTCCAGCTGTTGCAATGGCTATTGCTCTTATGTTTTTCTTTGCAGGCACTCGTTTTTATAGGCTCCAGACGCCAGGAGGTAGTCCATTGATTCGGATGTTGCAAGTATTGGTAGCTTCTATGAGAAAATGGGATGTTAAACCTCCTGCTGATAAATCTCTTCTTTATGAGACTGCTAATGAGGAATCAAGCATCCAGGGAAGCCGCAAGCTCGCTCATACGGATAAATTCAG cttcttggacaAGTCTGCTGTGGAAACAACACGCGATAAAGTAAATGGATCGGTGAATCCCTGGAGGCTCTGTACCGTGACACAAGTTGAGGAAATAAAGTCTATTATTTGTCTACTCCCAGTGTGGGCATGCTGCATTATGTTCATGACTGCATACAGTCAGATGAACACAACATTTGTGCTCCAAGGGAACACAATGGACCGCCACATGGGCGGTCATTTCAAAATACCATCAGCATCTTTGACAGTATTCGAAACAATCAGTGTGATACTATGGGTGCTGATATATGACCAACTCATCATCCCCTTTGCTAGAAAGTACACAGGCCACGCCCGGGGATTCACTCAGCTTCAGAGGATAGGTATAGGCCTTGTAATATCTATATTGTCCATGGTATCTGCTGGTGTTGTGGAAGTAGTACGCCTCGACTACATCAAACAGAAGGGGTATTATGATGTCAAGACAATTCCTATGTCTATCTTCTGGCAAGTTCCTCAGTATTTTTTCATTGGATGCGCGGGGGTATTCACGTTGATAGGTCAAGTGGAATTCTTCTATGATCAAGCTCCCGATGCGATGAGAAGCTTATGTTCAGCCCTATTGTTGATGGCAGCTGCATTAGGTAGCTATTTGAGTAGTTTCCTAGTTACAATAGTGACAAGGAACAAGAAGTTTGGATGGATAACAGAAAATTTGAACAAAGGGCATTTAGATTACTTCTTTTGGCTATTGGTTATACTTAGCATTATCAACTTCATGGTGTTTCTATTGGTTTCAAGATTGTATGTCTACAAGAAGGTTATTCATTGA
- the LOC125870804 gene encoding uncharacterized protein LOC125870804, with protein sequence MDIESLKKFLEKEGGNYETSVDSMPARFIEPFVSHGIKVDLVEPGRILCSFKVPLRLVNAGNFLHGGATATLVDIMGSAVVHTVGAPLTGVSLEINVSYLDAAYLGEEIELEAKVLRVGKSIAAVTVELRKKKTGKIVAQGRHTKYLAVNSKL encoded by the exons ATGGATATTGAATCATTGaagaaattcttggagaaagaagGAGGCAACTATGAAACCTCAGTGGATTCCATGCCTGCAAGATTTATTGAACCCTTTGTCTCCCATGGGATAAAGGTTGACCTTGTTGAGCCGGGTCGGATTCTCTGTTCTTTCAAAGTTCCTCTTCGTCTAGTG AATGCCGGTAATTTTCTACATGGCGGAGCTACGGCGACTCTGGTGGATATTATGGGTTCTGCTGTTGTTCATACTGTAGGTGCGCCACTCACTGGTGTATCACTTGAGATCAACGTTTCATATTTGGATGCTGCTTATCTCGGA GAGGAAATCGAACTTGAAGCCAAAGTATTACGTGTTGGGAAGTCAATCGCTGCTGTCACTGTtgagttgaggaagaaaaagacGGGGAAGATAGTTGCACAAGGTCGCCATACCAAGTATTTGGCTGTCAATAGTAAGCTTTGA